From the Lathyrus oleraceus cultivar Zhongwan6 chromosome 4, CAAS_Psat_ZW6_1.0, whole genome shotgun sequence genome, one window contains:
- the LOC127075910 gene encoding NAD-dependent malic enzyme 59 kDa isoform, mitochondrial: protein MWKFGVVSVSKLARSRRFSTAIPGPCIVHKRGADILHDPWFNKDTGFPLTERDRLGLRGLLPPRVISFEQQYDRFMNSYRSLEKNTQGQPEKVVSLAKWRILNRLHDRNEILYYRVLIDNIKEFAPIIYTPTVGLVCQNYSGLFRRPRGMYFSAKDKGEMMSMIYNWPAHEVDMIVLTDGSRILGLGDLGVQGIGIPIGKLDVYVAAAGINPQRILPVMLDVGTNNQKLLEDRLYLGLRQPRLEGEEYLSIVDEFMEAVHARWPKAIVQFEDFQMKWAFETLERYKKRFCMFNDDIQGTAGVALAGLLGTVRSQGRPLSDFVNQKIVVVGAGSAGLGVLKMAIEAVARISGCSEIAAKSQFFLIDKNGLVTTERKNLDPAAAAFAKNPRDIDGLTEGASIIEVVKKVKPHVLLGLSGVGGIFNEEVLKAMKESVSTKPAIFAMSNPTLNAECTAVDAFNHVGQHIVFASGSPFENVDFGDGKVGHVNQANNMYLFPGIGLGTLLSGAHLITDGMLQAASERLASYMAEEDVLKGILYPSVNSIRDVTAEVGAAVLRAAVEEDLAEGHGEVGARELSHMSKEETVEYVRHNMWYPVYAPLVHER from the exons ATGTGGAAATTCGGCGTCGTTTCAGTCTCCAAACTCGCCAGATCGCGGCGTTTCTCCACCGCGATTCCCGGTCCTTGCATTGTTCACAAACGTGGTGCCGACATTCTTCACGATCCATGGTTCAACAAG GATACTGGGTTTCCTTTAACTGAAAGGGATAGATTGGGGCTTCGCGGGCTTCTTCCTCCTCGCGTTATATCGTTCGAGCAGCAATATGATCGCTTTA TGAATTCATACCGATCTTTGGAGAAGAATACTCAGGGACAGCCAGAGAAAGTTGTTTCCCTGGCAAAATGGAGAATCTTAAATAGACTGCATGACAGGAATGAAATTTTGTACTACAGA GTTCTTattgacaatattaaagagtTTGCTCCAATAATATATACCCCCACAGTCGGATTAGTGTGCCAAAATTATTCAGGGTTATTTAGACGGCCACGTGGAATGTATTTTAGTGCCAAAGACAAAGGGGAGATGATGTCAATGATCTACAACTGGCCAGCGCATGAG GTAGACATGATTGTCTTGACAGATGGAAGTCGAATTCTTGGATTAGGTGATCTTGGAGTTCAAGGAATTGGAATACCCATTGGAAAACTTGACGTGTATGTTGCTGCTGCTGGTATCAACCCTCAAAGA ATACTTCCAGTAATGCTAGATGTTGGTACCAACAACCAAAAGCTACTTGAAGACCGCCTAT ATTTAGGACTTCGGCAACCAAGACTGGAAGGTGAAGAGTATCTGTCAATTGTTGATGAATTCATGGAAGCAGTTCATGCTCGATGGCCCAAGGCCATTGTGCAG TTTGAAGATTTCCAAATGAAGTGGGCTTTTGAAACTCTAGAACGATATAAGAAAAGGTTTTGCATGTTTAATGATGATATACAG GGCACTGCCGGTGTTGCACTTGCTGGATTATTGGGAACAGTAAGATCTCAAGGTCGACCATTGTCTGATTTTGTGAACCAAAAGATAGTTGTGGTTGGAGCTGGGAG TGCAGGGCTAGGGGTTCTAAAAATGGCCATCGAGGCAGTTGCAAGAATTTCTGGGTGCAGTGAAATAGCTGCCAAAAGTCAATTCTTTCTGATTGATAAAAAT GGTCTAGTCACAACAGAAAGGAAAAATCTAGATCCAGCTGCAGCCGCATTTGCTAAAAATCCAAGAGACATAGATGGGCTTACCGAGGGTGCTAGTATAATTGAAGTG GTTAAAAAGGTTAAGCCACATGTGCTCCTAGGTTTGTCCGGTGTTGGTGGTATTTTCAATGAGGAG GTGCTTAAGGCAATGAAAGAATCCGTTTCAACAAAACCTGCTATCTTTGCCATGTCTAATCCCACCTTGAATG CTGAGTGCACTGCTGTTGATGCTTTTAATCATGTCGGGCAACATATAGTGTTTGCAAGTGGAAGCCCTTTCGAAAATGTAGATTTTG GTGATGGGAAAGTAGGGCATGTAAATCAAGCAAACAATATGTACCTTTTCCCAGG AATTGGTTTGGGAACACTTCTGTCAGGTGCTCATCTTATTACAGACGGAATGTTGCAGGCAGCTTCTGAACG CCTTGCTTCGTACATGGCTGAGGAAGATGTCTTAAAAGGAATTCTATATCCATCCGTTAATAG CATACGAGATGTTACAGCAGAGGTTGGAGCTGCTGTGCTTCGAGCAGCCGTTGAAGAGGATCTGGCAGAGGGACATGGTGAAGTAGGAGCTAGAGAACTCTCACACATGTCAAAA GAGGAGACTGTGGAATACGTCCGACACAATATGTGGTACCCTGTGTATGCTCCACTTGTTCATGAAAGATAG
- the LOC127075912 gene encoding inositol polyphosphate multikinase beta produces the protein MLKLKIPDHQVAGHQAKTGIIGPLIDDSGKFYKPLQDDGRGSHELAFYTSLYSDPRIPSNILNLFPNFHGTQVVEASDGSGLHPHLVMEDIAGNFTNPAVVDFKIGSRTWHPQSSEDYIRKCLKKDRESSSIKLGFRISGLRSVSPSNQCWQPQRKFLMDLSAEDVILMMKKFVSSDGNADEPDCVFASRVYVPVLEELLVLKKWFEVQTIFHFYSCSVLVVYEKDEKDEKRTARAVVKLVDFAHVVDAKGAIDHNFLGGLCSLIKFVKDVLAGLGDFEISNSKP, from the coding sequence ATGCTGAAGCTCAAAATCCCGGATCACCAAGTTGCCGGTCACCAAGCCAAAACCGGAATCATCGGCCCTCTCATAGATGATTCCGGAAAATTCTACAAACCACTCCAAGACGACGGAAGAGGCTCCCACGAACTCGCTTTCTACACCTCCCTCTATTCCGATCCACGCATCCCCTCCAACATTCTCAACCTCTTCCCTAATTTCCACGGTACTCAAGTCGTCGAAGCCTCCGATGGCTCCGGTCTTCACCCCCACCTCGTCATGGAAGATATCGCCGGAAACTTCACCAACCCCGCCGTGGTAGACTTCAAGATCGGTTCTCGAACCTGGCATCCACAATCCTCCGAAGATTACATCCGCAAATGTCTCAAAAAAGATCGTGAATCTTCCTCTATCAAATTAGGGTTCAGAATCTCCGGTTTGAGATCTGTATCTCCGAGTAATCAATGCTGGCAGCCTCAGAGAAAGTTTCTCATGGATCTATCTGCTGAGGATGTGATATTGATGATGAAGAAATTTGTTTCTTCCGACGGTAATGCTGATGAGCCTGACTGTGTTTTTGCTTCTAGGGTTTATGTTCCGGTTTTGGAGGAACTGTTGGTGCTTAAGAAATGGTTTGAAGTTCAAActatttttcatttttattcatGCTCTGTTCTTGTGGTTTATGAGAAAGATGAAAAAGATGAGAAGAGAACTGCACGTGCTGTTGTTAAGCTGGTTGATTTTGCTCATGTGGTTGATGCTAAAGGTGCTATTGATCATAATTTCTTAGGGGGTCTTTGTTCTTTGATTAAGTTTGTTAAAGATGTTTTGGCTGGGTTAGGTGATTTTGAAATCTCAAACTCTAAACCTTAA
- the LOC127075913 gene encoding NAD-dependent malic enzyme 59 kDa isoform, mitochondrial-like isoform X1, producing MCSFVAKLLCQIYQFEDFQMKWAFETLERYKKRFCMFNDDIQGTAGVALAGLLGTVKSQGRPLSDFVNQKIVVVGAGRARGSKNGHRGSCKNILIT from the exons ATGTGCAG TTTTGTAGCTAAGTTACTGTGCCAAATTTATCAGTTTGAAGATTTCCAAATGAAGTGGGCTTTTGAAACTCTAGAACGATATAAGAAAAGGTTTTGCATGTTTAATGATGATATACAG GGCACTGCCGGTGTTGCACTTGCTGGATTATTGGGAACAGTAAAATCTCAAGGTCGACCATTGTCTGATTTTGTGAACCAAAAGATAGTTGTGGTTGGAGCTGGGAG GGCTAGGGGTTCTAAAAATGGCCATCGAGGCAGTTGCAAGAACATATTG ATCACATAG
- the LOC127075913 gene encoding NAD-dependent malic enzyme 59 kDa isoform, mitochondrial-like isoform X2, translated as MKWAFETLERYKKRFCMFNDDIQGTAGVALAGLLGTVKSQGRPLSDFVNQKIVVVGAGRARGSKNGHRGSCKNILIT; from the exons ATGAAGTGGGCTTTTGAAACTCTAGAACGATATAAGAAAAGGTTTTGCATGTTTAATGATGATATACAG GGCACTGCCGGTGTTGCACTTGCTGGATTATTGGGAACAGTAAAATCTCAAGGTCGACCATTGTCTGATTTTGTGAACCAAAAGATAGTTGTGGTTGGAGCTGGGAG GGCTAGGGGTTCTAAAAATGGCCATCGAGGCAGTTGCAAGAACATATTG ATCACATAG
- the LOC127075911 gene encoding (+)-neomenthol dehydrogenase isoform X1: MGESAPQRYAVVTGSNKGIGFEIVKQLASSGIKVVLTARDEQRGLQALETLKASGLSHSVVFHQLDVADAASVAALADFLKSQFGKLDILVNNAGIGGVDIKDRDLFTSTIITNGKALSDDELRRTMTQSYESTKECLEINYHGAKRTFECLLPLLQLSDSPRVVNVSGTLGKIECVSNEWAKGVFNDVDNLTEEKIDEVLKEFIKDFEQGSLERKGWPRYFASYIVAKASMNAYTRIIAKKYPNFCINCVCPGYVKTDITANTGFFTTKEGAAHPVRLALLPNGSPSGLYYIRNELSSF, encoded by the exons ATGGGAGAATCTGCACCACAAAG GTATGCAGTGGTGACTGGATCAAACAAAGGAATTGGATTTGAGATAGTGAAGCAGTTAGCTTCATCTGGAATCAAAGTGGTGCTTACAGCAAGAGATGAACAAAGAGGTCTTCAAGCTTTGGAAACACTCAAAGCTTCTGGTTTATCTCATTCTGTTGTTTTTCATCAACTAGATGTTGCTGATGCTGCAAGTGTAGCTGCTCTTGCAGATTTTCTCAAATCACAATTTGGCAAACTTGATATTCTG GTTAACAATGCTGGGATTGGCGGAGTTGATATTAAAGACCGTGATTTATTCACTTCAACAATCATTACGAACGGG AAGGCACTATCTGATGATGAATTGAGAAGGACAATGACACAATCATATGAGTCAACTAAAGAATGCTTAGAGATAAATTATCATGGTGCTAAGAGAACATTTGAATGTCTTCTTCCCCTACTCCAGTTATCAGATTCACCGAGAGTAGTCAATGTTTCAGGAACACTGGGCAAGATAGAG TGTGTATCAAATGAATGGGCTAAAGGAGTGTTCAATGATGTTGATAACCTTACAGAAGAGAAAATAGATGAAGTGTTAAAGGAATTTATCAAGGATTTCGAACAAGGGTCTTTAGAAAGAAAAGGTTGGCCTAGGTATTTCGCTTCCTATATTGTTGCTAAAGCTTCAATGAATGCTTATACAAGAATTATTGCAAAGAAGTATCCAAATTTCTGCATCAATTGTGTTTGTCCTGGTTATGTGAAGACAGATATAACTGCTAATACTGGTTTCTTCACTACAAAAGAAGGTGCTGCTCATCCTGTTAGGCTAGCATTGCTTCCCAACGGTAGTCCATCTGGCCTCTACTATATTCGAAATGAACTATCTTCATTTTGA
- the LOC127075911 gene encoding (+)-neomenthol dehydrogenase isoform X5, with the protein MGESAPQRYAVVTGSNKGIGFEIVKQLASSGIKVVLTARDEQRGLQALETLKASGLSHSVVFHQLDVADAASVATLADFLKSQFGKLDILVNNAGIGGVEIKDRDLFTSTIITKGKALSDDELRRTMTQSYESTKECLEINYHGAKRTFECLLPLLQLSDSPRVVNVSGTLGKIECVSNEWAKGVFNDVDNLTEEKIDEVLKEFIKDFEQGSLERKGWPRYFASYIVAKASMNAYTRIIAKKYPNFCINCVCPGYVKTDITANTGFFTTKEGAAHPVRLALLPNGSPSGLYYIRNELSSF; encoded by the exons ATGGGAGAATCTGCACCACAAAG GTATGCAGTGGTGACTGGATCAAACAAAGGAATTGGATTTGAGATAGTGAAGCAGTTAGCTTCATCTGGAATCAAAGTGGTGCTTACAGCAAGAGATGAACAAAGAG GTCTTCAAGCTTTGGAAACACTCAAAGCTTCTGGTTTATCTCATTCTGTTGTTTTTCATCAACTAGATGTTGCTGATGCTGCTAGTGTAGCTACTCTCGCAGATTTTCTCAAATCACAATTCGGCAAACTTGATATTCTG GTTAACAATGCTGGAATTGGCGGAGTTGAAATTAAAGACCGTGATTTATTCACTTCAACAATCATTACAAAAGGG AAGGCACTATCTGATGATGAATTGAGAAGGACAATGACACAATCATATGAGTCAACTAAAGAATGCTTAGAGATAAATTATCATGGTGCTAAGAGAACATTTGAATGTCTTCTTCCCCTACTCCAGTTATCAGATTCACCGAGAGTAGTCAATGTTTCAGGAACACTGGGCAAGATAGAG TGTGTATCAAATGAATGGGCTAAAGGAGTGTTCAATGATGTTGATAACCTTACAGAAGAGAAAATAGATGAAGTGTTAAAGGAATTTATCAAGGATTTCGAACAAGGGTCTTTAGAAAGAAAAGGTTGGCCTAGGTATTTCGCTTCCTATATTGTTGCTAAAGCTTCAATGAATGCTTATACAAGAATTATTGCAAAGAAGTATCCAAATTTCTGCATCAATTGTGTTTGTCCTGGTTATGTGAAGACAGATATAACTGCTAATACTGGTTTCTTCACTACAAAAGAAGGTGCTGCTCATCCTGTTAGGCTAGCATTGCTTCCCAACGGTAGTCCATCTGGCCTCTACTATATTCGAAATGAACTATCTTCATTTTGA
- the LOC127075911 gene encoding (+)-neomenthol dehydrogenase isoform X3, whose amino-acid sequence MGESAPQRYAVVTGSNKGIGFEIVRQLASSGIKVVLTARDEQRGLQALETLKASGLSHSVVFHQLDVADAASVATLADFLKSQFGKLDILVNNAGIGGVEIKDRDLFTSTIITKGKALSDDELRRTMTQSYESTKECLEINYHGAKRTFECLLPLLQLSDSPRVVNVSGTLGKIECVSNEWAKGVFNDVDNLTEEKIDEVLKEFIKDFEQGSLERKGWPRYFASYIVAKASMNAYTRIIAKKYPNFCINCVCPGYVKTDITANTGFFTTKEGAAHPVRLALLPNGSPSGLYYIRNELSSF is encoded by the exons ATGGGAGAATCTGCACCACAAAG GTATGCAGTGGTGACTGGATCAAATAAAGGAATTGGATTTGAGATAGTGAGGCAGTTAGCTTCATCTGGAATCAAAGTGGTGCTTACAGCAAGAGATGAACAAAGAGGTCTTCAAGCTTTGGAAACACTCAAAGCTTCTGGTTTATCTCATTCTGTTGTTTTTCATCAACTAGATGTTGCTGATGCTGCTAGTGTAGCTACTCTCGCAGATTTTCTCAAATCACAATTCGGCAAACTTGATATTCTG GTTAACAATGCTGGAATTGGCGGAGTTGAAATTAAAGACCGTGATTTATTCACTTCAACAATCATTACAAAAGGG AAGGCACTATCTGATGATGAATTGAGAAGGACAATGACACAATCATATGAGTCAACTAAAGAATGCTTAGAGATAAATTATCATGGTGCTAAGAGAACATTTGAATGTCTTCTTCCCCTACTCCAGTTATCAGATTCACCGAGAGTAGTCAATGTTTCAGGAACACTGGGCAAGATAGAG TGTGTATCAAATGAATGGGCTAAAGGAGTGTTCAATGATGTTGATAACCTTACAGAAGAGAAAATAGATGAAGTGTTAAAGGAATTTATCAAGGATTTCGAACAAGGGTCTTTAGAAAGAAAAGGTTGGCCTAGGTATTTCGCTTCCTATATTGTTGCTAAAGCTTCAATGAATGCTTATACAAGAATTATTGCAAAGAAGTATCCAAATTTCTGCATCAATTGTGTTTGTCCTGGTTATGTGAAGACAGATATAACTGCTAATACTGGTTTCTTCACTACAAAAGAAGGTGCTGCTCATCCTGTTAGGCTAGCATTGCTTCCCAACGGTAGTCCATCTGGCCTCTACTATATTCGAAATGAACTATCTTCATTTTGA
- the LOC127075911 gene encoding (+)-neomenthol dehydrogenase isoform X2 produces MGESAPQRYAVVTGSNKGIGFEIVKQLASSGIKVVLTARDEQRGLQALETLKASGLSHSVVFHQLDVADAASVAALADFLKSQFGKLDILVNNAGIGGVEIKDRDLFTSTIITKGKALSDDELRRTMTQSYESTKECLEINYHGAKRTFECLLPLLQLSDSPRVVNVSGTLGKIECVSNEWAKGVFNDVDNLTEEKIDEVLKEFIKDFEQGSLERKGWPRYFASYIVAKASMNAYTRIIAKKYPNFCINCVCPGYVKTDITANTGFFTTKEGAAHPVRLALLPNGSPSGLYYIRNELSSF; encoded by the exons ATGGGAGAATCTGCACCACAAAG GTATGCAGTGGTGACTGGATCAAACAAAGGAATTGGATTTGAGATAGTGAAGCAGTTAGCTTCATCTGGAATCAAAGTGGTGCTTACAGCAAGAGATGAACAAAGAGGTCTTCAAGCTTTGGAAACACTCAAAGCTTCTGGTTTATCTCATTCTGTTGTTTTTCATCAACTAGATGTTGCTGATGCTGCAAGTGTAGCTGCTCTTGCAGATTTTCTCAAATCACAATTTGGCAAACTTGATATTCTG GTTAACAATGCTGGAATTGGCGGAGTTGAAATTAAAGACCGTGATTTATTCACTTCAACAATCATTACAAAAGGG AAGGCACTATCTGATGATGAATTGAGAAGGACAATGACACAATCATATGAGTCAACTAAAGAATGCTTAGAGATAAATTATCATGGTGCTAAGAGAACATTTGAATGTCTTCTTCCCCTACTCCAGTTATCAGATTCACCGAGAGTAGTCAATGTTTCAGGAACACTGGGCAAGATAGAG TGTGTATCAAATGAATGGGCTAAAGGAGTGTTCAATGATGTTGATAACCTTACAGAAGAGAAAATAGATGAAGTGTTAAAGGAATTTATCAAGGATTTCGAACAAGGGTCTTTAGAAAGAAAAGGTTGGCCTAGGTATTTCGCTTCCTATATTGTTGCTAAAGCTTCAATGAATGCTTATACAAGAATTATTGCAAAGAAGTATCCAAATTTCTGCATCAATTGTGTTTGTCCTGGTTATGTGAAGACAGATATAACTGCTAATACTGGTTTCTTCACTACAAAAGAAGGTGCTGCTCATCCTGTTAGGCTAGCATTGCTTCCCAACGGTAGTCCATCTGGCCTCTACTATATTCGAAATGAACTATCTTCATTTTGA